A single window of Sphingobacterium sp. ML3W DNA harbors:
- a CDS encoding NAD(P)-dependent oxidoreductase, producing the protein MKTNVLIVDDVHSVLMEKLEQHGIKFTYSPNFTREDAEKEIGSYTGLIIRSKFQVDRQFINLAHNLQFIARCGAGMDNIDEAYAESKGIKLISANEGNRDAVGEHMIGMLLSLMNHLNRGNQEIKTGLWRRESNRGYELKGRTVALIGYGHNGQAMAKKLSGFDVNVIAYDKYKTGFSDQYAKEVSMEEVVKQTDILSFHIPLTKETKGLINDEYLYHFRKPIFFLLGARGGIVQIPAVLKAMDEGKIIAAAFDVLPVEKFPALQEQPWFSDLASRDNVLLSPHVAGWTFESYYKLSDVVAEKIISLLK; encoded by the coding sequence ATGAAAACAAATGTATTAATTGTTGATGATGTCCATTCAGTCCTAATGGAAAAACTTGAACAGCATGGTATTAAGTTCACTTACAGCCCAAACTTCACGCGTGAGGATGCTGAAAAAGAAATTGGATCCTATACAGGCTTGATTATCAGGTCTAAATTTCAAGTGGACCGCCAATTCATTAATCTAGCTCATAATCTTCAGTTTATTGCACGATGTGGAGCGGGCATGGATAATATCGATGAAGCTTATGCCGAATCGAAAGGAATCAAACTAATCAGTGCAAACGAAGGAAATCGAGATGCTGTGGGTGAACACATGATTGGGATGCTCCTATCTTTGATGAACCATTTAAACAGGGGGAATCAGGAGATAAAAACGGGTTTATGGCGTAGAGAATCCAACCGTGGATATGAATTGAAAGGAAGAACTGTGGCACTCATTGGCTACGGTCATAATGGCCAAGCTATGGCCAAGAAACTCTCGGGATTTGATGTTAACGTCATTGCTTATGACAAATACAAAACTGGATTTTCAGATCAATATGCCAAAGAAGTTTCGATGGAAGAAGTTGTCAAACAAACTGATATTTTGAGTTTTCACATCCCACTAACCAAAGAAACGAAAGGACTTATCAATGATGAATATTTGTATCATTTTCGCAAACCCATCTTTTTTCTTTTAGGTGCACGTGGTGGAATTGTTCAAATTCCTGCCGTATTAAAAGCTATGGATGAGGGCAAAATTATCGCAGCAGCGTTTGATGTACTTCCGGTAGAGAAATTCCCCGCACTTCAAGAGCAACCTTGGTTTTCAGATTTAGCGAGCAGGGATAATGTTTTGCTAAGTCCGCATGTAGCAGGCTGGACATTTGAAAGTTACTACAAACTTTCGGATGTAGTGGCGGAGAAGATTATTTCCCTTTTGAAATAA
- a CDS encoding FAD-dependent monooxygenase: MKRFTIIGGGVAGLTAAIGLNKIGVQVCIFEGAKALAGIGAGFGLAANAIQALDYLNLKSGVTPLGHYLEHYNILDERGRTLVSPETKAISAQYSQDNFAIHRADLHQFLLQQIEPTDLHLGKRAFKIERHDAGIDIFFEDGTMHQTDFLIVADGVKSKIRQQLIPNATPRYAGYTCWRATIENTNINLKIGSETWGSKGRFGMTPLVGNKIYWYACINAAENNTQYKNYTVNDLRHNFASYHQPVAQILDGTKNEQLIWNDIIDIEPLQHLAFGPILLIGDAGHATTPNMGQGACQAIEDVAVLVDELQKTQDVIVAFQHFEKRRLKRTRYITETSWTIGKIAQWTNPIAIATRNALMRILPEKIKQYKLKALLSVDFMNINNHS; encoded by the coding sequence GTGAAAAGGTTTACCATCATCGGTGGCGGTGTTGCAGGATTAACGGCAGCAATTGGCCTCAATAAAATTGGCGTACAAGTATGCATTTTTGAAGGTGCAAAGGCATTAGCGGGCATTGGAGCTGGATTTGGCTTAGCAGCCAACGCCATACAAGCGCTAGATTACTTAAACCTCAAATCAGGGGTTACTCCTTTAGGTCACTATTTAGAGCATTATAATATTTTAGACGAGCGTGGCAGAACTCTGGTATCTCCAGAAACCAAAGCAATAAGCGCACAGTATAGTCAAGATAACTTTGCTATACACCGTGCCGATTTACACCAATTTTTATTGCAACAAATTGAACCGACAGACCTACATCTAGGGAAAAGAGCCTTTAAAATAGAGCGGCATGATGCGGGTATTGATATTTTCTTTGAAGATGGGACCATGCATCAAACCGATTTCCTAATTGTTGCCGATGGTGTGAAGTCCAAAATACGTCAACAACTCATTCCGAATGCCACACCACGCTATGCAGGATACACCTGTTGGCGAGCAACCATAGAGAATACAAATATAAACCTCAAAATTGGATCCGAAACATGGGGCAGCAAAGGTCGTTTTGGAATGACTCCACTTGTTGGGAACAAAATCTACTGGTATGCTTGCATCAATGCAGCAGAAAACAACACTCAATATAAAAATTATACGGTCAATGACTTAAGGCACAATTTCGCGTCGTACCATCAACCCGTGGCACAAATTTTAGATGGTACAAAAAATGAGCAGTTGATCTGGAATGATATTATTGATATCGAGCCTTTACAACATTTAGCTTTTGGACCTATTCTCCTTATAGGTGATGCCGGTCATGCAACGACGCCTAATATGGGACAAGGTGCCTGCCAAGCGATCGAGGATGTGGCTGTTTTGGTCGACGAATTACAGAAAACACAAGATGTCATAGTCGCTTTCCAGCATTTCGAAAAAAGAAGATTAAAAAGAACGCGCTATATTACAGAAACTTCTTGGACAATAGGTAAAATAGCCCAATGGACAAATCCGATTGCTATTGCTACTCGAAATGCTTTGATGCGTATCTTGCCCGAAAAAATTAAACAATATAAATTGAAAGCACTTTTAAGTGTTGATTTTATGAACATAAATAATCATTCATGA
- a CDS encoding UbiA family prenyltransferase — MDVLKKVYYFSIFSNVLIALAAGSQCVLTYIILGQEIDFYIVLIEGAATLALYNFSLILSKPQSPELSVYARTRWVFKYERLLWINTIIATLICLWCLFHIHPYVIFFLGVIGFVSVLYSLPVIPLHGRWGGLRQVPAMKIFHIALVWVLSSVFLPYIELYGNAVFVNTKLLYYLAFLKFIFLIICTLPFDIRDIKQDSYYHLRTLPSMLGEGRAKRLCYLLLGVHSLFILAAPYLLVFKIGLLLTNAIIYLLLRFLVFKTNEHYHYAYLLDVSLVLQFLVVVLVQCFA; from the coding sequence ATGGATGTATTAAAAAAGGTGTATTATTTTTCAATTTTCAGTAATGTACTAATTGCTTTGGCCGCAGGCTCTCAATGTGTACTCACGTACATTATACTCGGTCAGGAAATTGATTTTTATATCGTTTTGATTGAAGGGGCAGCTACGCTTGCACTCTATAATTTCAGCTTGATCTTATCAAAACCTCAGTCTCCTGAGTTATCTGTTTATGCTCGGACAAGGTGGGTTTTTAAGTATGAACGCTTATTATGGATAAATACGATCATCGCGACGTTAATTTGTCTGTGGTGTTTATTTCATATACATCCATATGTTATCTTTTTTTTAGGGGTTATAGGTTTTGTAAGTGTACTTTATAGCCTTCCTGTTATTCCGCTGCATGGTCGATGGGGGGGATTGAGACAAGTTCCTGCTATGAAAATATTTCATATCGCATTGGTTTGGGTATTGAGCAGTGTATTTCTTCCTTATATTGAACTGTATGGTAATGCGGTTTTTGTGAACACCAAACTACTGTATTATCTCGCGTTTTTGAAATTCATATTTCTGATTATCTGTACTTTGCCTTTTGATATTCGTGATATTAAACAGGATTCTTATTATCACTTACGAACATTGCCGAGTATGTTAGGGGAGGGGCGGGCCAAAAGACTATGCTACTTGCTTCTGGGTGTACATAGTCTCTTTATCTTAGCAGCACCTTATCTATTGGTTTTCAAAATTGGGCTTCTGCTTACCAATGCAATAATTTATCTCTTATTAAGGTTTTTGGTCTTTAAGACCAATGAGCATTACCACTATGCTTATTTATTAGATGTTAGTTTGGTACTCCAATTCCTTGTTGTTGTACTGGTACAATGCTTTGCATGA
- a CDS encoding IS1096 element passenger TnpR family protein — MAIYRFRVTFEDYEDVYREIDMLSKQTFLELHEAIHKTTSYEADLTSSFYVSNDQWKKGTEIALLPIARKVSDGVLLMENIRLSKFIDDPHQKFYYIYNFDRPYEFHVELIKILKEEEGKEYPVVFKTIGIAPKSLAAANFPVEDPLEDDDEEDVLVDETQYGVDDDEEFDLFDGEDEEEEGEKSEEESSGSFDEY; from the coding sequence ATGGCTATTTATAGATTCAGAGTCACTTTTGAAGATTATGAGGATGTGTATAGAGAAATCGATATGCTTTCAAAACAAACTTTTTTAGAATTACATGAGGCGATCCATAAGACAACTTCTTATGAAGCTGACCTTACATCGTCCTTCTATGTAAGCAATGATCAATGGAAGAAAGGAACTGAAATTGCGCTCTTACCGATTGCTCGTAAAGTTTCAGACGGTGTTTTACTTATGGAAAATATTCGTTTAAGTAAGTTTATCGATGATCCTCACCAGAAGTTTTATTACATCTATAATTTTGATAGACCATATGAATTTCATGTGGAGCTGATTAAAATTTTGAAAGAGGAAGAAGGAAAAGAATATCCAGTAGTTTTTAAAACGATTGGTATTGCACCAAAATCTTTGGCAGCAGCCAATTTCCCAGTTGAGGATCCTTTAGAAGATGACGATGAAGAAGATGTTTTAGTCGATGAAACACAATATGGTGTGGATGACGATGAAGAATTTGATTTATTCGACGGGGAGGATGAAGAGGAAGAAGGAGAAAAATCTGAAGAAGAGAGTAGTGGTTCGTTTGACGAATATTAA
- a CDS encoding CCA tRNA nucleotidyltransferase, giving the protein MSDNLQHPIFPIIKELAEKTNTECYVIGGYVRDRIMGRPFNNDVDIVVVGSGIEFATALGNKLKSKVAVYKSFGTAMLVYEGLNVEFVGARKESYRSDSRKPIVEDGTLEDDQNRRDFTINAMAFSLNKHNYGQLLDPFNGVKDIELGTMRTPLDPIVTFSDDPLRMMRAIRFATQLNFKIDVKAIQAITDTKERIRIISKERIIDEINKIILSKKPSIGFKYLFDTGLLPLVFPAMQNLYGVDIIEGKGHKDNFYHTLEVLDNVCETTDDLWLRWAAIMHDIAKPATKRFDKKLGWTFHGHEDKGARMVPKLFAELKLPLNEKMKFVQKLVLLHLRPIVLAQDIVTDSAVRRLLFEAGNDIDALMQLCHADVTTKNEYKKKKYRQNFELVKQKLKDVEERDQIRNWQPPISGEDIMEVFGIGPGREVGKMKNAIREAILEGEIPNAKIEAYHFMVNKAEDLGLTIRKAWDLNTTVK; this is encoded by the coding sequence ATGAGTGATAATTTACAACATCCTATTTTTCCAATCATTAAAGAGTTAGCCGAGAAAACAAATACGGAGTGCTACGTCATTGGCGGTTATGTGCGCGATCGTATTATGGGACGGCCCTTTAATAATGACGTAGATATTGTTGTTGTAGGAAGTGGAATTGAATTTGCTACAGCTTTAGGGAATAAGTTGAAATCTAAAGTTGCTGTCTACAAAAGTTTTGGAACAGCAATGCTAGTTTATGAGGGCTTAAATGTCGAATTTGTGGGGGCTCGTAAAGAGTCCTATCGCAGTGATTCCAGAAAACCAATTGTAGAAGATGGCACGTTGGAAGATGATCAAAATCGTCGCGATTTTACCATCAATGCAATGGCATTTTCGTTGAATAAACATAATTATGGACAGCTTTTGGATCCATTTAATGGAGTCAAAGATATTGAATTGGGTACCATGCGTACACCATTAGATCCTATTGTTACTTTTTCGGACGATCCTTTGCGTATGATGCGTGCGATTCGTTTTGCCACTCAGTTGAATTTTAAAATTGATGTCAAAGCTATTCAAGCAATTACAGATACGAAAGAACGTATTCGTATTATCTCCAAAGAACGGATCATTGATGAAATTAATAAAATAATTTTGTCGAAAAAGCCTTCTATTGGTTTTAAATATCTATTTGATACTGGCCTTTTGCCATTAGTTTTCCCTGCAATGCAAAACCTTTACGGTGTCGATATCATAGAGGGGAAAGGACATAAAGATAATTTCTACCATACTTTAGAAGTTTTGGATAATGTGTGCGAAACTACAGATGACCTATGGTTAAGATGGGCGGCTATCATGCACGATATTGCCAAACCAGCGACCAAGAGATTTGACAAGAAGCTAGGATGGACATTTCATGGCCATGAAGATAAAGGAGCTAGAATGGTTCCTAAATTATTTGCAGAGCTTAAGCTTCCGTTGAATGAAAAAATGAAGTTCGTTCAAAAACTTGTTCTATTGCATTTAAGACCAATAGTATTGGCACAAGATATCGTTACTGATTCTGCTGTACGCCGATTACTTTTTGAAGCAGGCAATGATATTGATGCCTTGATGCAATTGTGCCATGCCGATGTAACGACAAAAAACGAATATAAAAAGAAGAAGTACCGTCAGAATTTCGAATTGGTTAAGCAAAAGCTTAAAGATGTCGAGGAACGCGATCAAATCCGAAATTGGCAGCCTCCGATTTCAGGAGAAGATATTATGGAAGTATTTGGTATTGGTCCAGGACGTGAGGTAGGTAAAATGAAAAATGCTATTCGCGAAGCAATTTTGGAAGGTGAAATACCTAATGCCAAGATTGAAGCCTATCATTTTATGGTCAATAAAGCAGAAGATTTAGGCTTGACTATTAGAAAGGCATGGGATTTGAATACAACTGTTAAATAA
- the miaA gene encoding tRNA (adenosine(37)-N6)-dimethylallyltransferase MiaA, whose amino-acid sequence MSDLIKHHKKTLIAIVGPTAVGKTAMAIKLAKQFDTEIISADSRQFYREMSIGTAKPTPDELSQAPHHFINSHSIEEDYSAGDFERDALAKIATLFQTKDVVIMVGGSGLFVRAVCEGLDNLPKALPETRDQLNKRFEEEGIGTLQTYLKEVDPIYYDQVDISNVQRVIRALEVYETTGLPFSSFLQNTKAQRPFNIITIGLNMERATLYERINLRVDLMIKVGLLEEVKALVAYQAKPALMTVGYSEIFDFLEERVSWEAAIDKIKQNSRRYAKRQLTWFKKDQDTRWFDATDKQGILDYLQL is encoded by the coding sequence ATGTCGGATTTAATAAAACACCATAAAAAAACGCTAATTGCCATAGTAGGACCTACAGCGGTAGGGAAAACTGCTATGGCAATTAAACTTGCAAAGCAATTTGATACAGAAATTATCTCTGCAGATTCGAGACAATTTTATCGTGAAATGAGTATTGGTACTGCCAAACCAACGCCAGATGAATTAAGTCAAGCTCCCCATCATTTTATTAACTCCCATTCAATTGAAGAAGATTACTCTGCTGGTGATTTTGAGCGAGATGCATTGGCGAAAATAGCAACTTTGTTTCAAACGAAAGATGTCGTTATCATGGTCGGAGGCTCGGGGTTATTTGTTAGAGCAGTATGTGAAGGTTTGGATAATCTGCCAAAGGCATTACCTGAAACTCGTGACCAGCTGAATAAACGATTTGAAGAAGAGGGAATAGGCACCCTACAAACTTACTTAAAGGAAGTGGATCCTATTTATTACGATCAGGTCGATATTTCAAATGTACAACGCGTTATAAGAGCTTTGGAAGTATATGAAACAACAGGTCTACCTTTCTCTAGCTTTCTCCAAAATACAAAAGCTCAAAGGCCTTTTAATATTATTACCATTGGGCTGAATATGGAGCGTGCAACTTTATATGAGCGTATTAATTTACGTGTGGATTTAATGATAAAAGTAGGCCTTTTAGAGGAAGTTAAAGCATTAGTTGCTTATCAGGCTAAGCCAGCTTTGATGACTGTGGGGTATTCCGAAATTTTCGATTTTTTGGAAGAGCGTGTTTCTTGGGAAGCAGCAATTGATAAAATCAAGCAAAACTCCAGAAGATATGCGAAAAGACAACTTACTTGGTTTAAAAAAGACCAAGATACTAGGTGGTTTGATGCTACGGATAAACAAGGTATCCTAGACTATTTACAGTTATAA
- the rsmA gene encoding 16S rRNA (adenine(1518)-N(6)/adenine(1519)-N(6))-dimethyltransferase RsmA: MSTVRAKKHLGQHFLNDKNAAQKIVNALDPKLGFTQVLEVGPGMGVLSDFLLQNDAYETWMIDVDDESIEFLADKYPQLEHRLIHGDFLNLDFAQHFGEKMAIIGNFPYNISSQILFKILDERNRVVQMTGMFQKEVAERCTAKSGSKEYGILSVFLQAYYHVEYLFTVKAGAFNPPPKVLSGVIRMTRNERAALDCDEKLFWRVVKSGFNQRRKTLRNSLSAVVPKDKMSDNPLYELRAERLTVNDFIVLTNEISSQL; the protein is encoded by the coding sequence ATGAGTACAGTAAGAGCAAAAAAACATTTAGGACAACATTTTTTGAATGATAAAAATGCAGCACAAAAAATAGTTAATGCATTGGATCCAAAGCTAGGGTTCACGCAGGTACTAGAAGTGGGTCCTGGTATGGGTGTTCTTTCCGATTTCCTATTGCAAAATGATGCATACGAAACATGGATGATTGATGTTGATGATGAGTCAATCGAGTTCTTAGCGGATAAATATCCACAATTGGAGCACCGCTTAATTCATGGTGATTTCTTAAACTTAGATTTCGCACAGCATTTTGGAGAAAAGATGGCCATTATTGGTAACTTTCCCTACAATATCTCTTCTCAGATTTTATTCAAGATCTTGGATGAACGGAATCGTGTTGTACAGATGACGGGTATGTTTCAAAAAGAAGTAGCAGAACGTTGTACAGCAAAATCTGGTAGCAAAGAATACGGTATTTTGAGTGTTTTTTTACAAGCTTACTATCATGTGGAGTATCTATTTACGGTAAAAGCTGGTGCTTTTAACCCACCTCCAAAAGTACTTTCTGGCGTGATTCGTATGACTAGAAACGAGCGTGCAGCATTAGATTGTGATGAGAAGCTATTTTGGCGAGTCGTAAAATCGGGGTTCAATCAGAGACGAAAAACATTGCGAAATTCTTTATCAGCAGTTGTTCCAAAAGATAAAATGTCAGACAACCCGCTTTATGAATTGAGAGCAGAACGACTGACAGTCAATGACTTTATCGTACTAACAAATGAAATATCTTCTCAACTTTAA
- a CDS encoding GNAT family N-acetyltransferase yields the protein MDLSTVSLVHYDDRHFKRLSYELEESQVRFTKTVHQNINVDGVQKIKNKFPITILYEREPVGFFVLDRTKDHLLVTGNPNSILLRGLSLNPAYQGRGIAKQALIILDHFVKGLSEDIDEIVLTVNIDNVNAYQLYRQMGYLDTGSYKNGRYGLQHMLFKRIDISIDA from the coding sequence ATGGATTTGTCAACAGTATCTCTTGTGCATTATGATGATCGACATTTTAAACGATTGTCTTATGAATTAGAGGAGAGTCAGGTTCGTTTTACTAAAACGGTACATCAAAATATTAATGTCGATGGGGTTCAGAAAATCAAGAATAAATTCCCAATAACGATTTTATACGAACGAGAACCCGTTGGGTTTTTCGTATTAGATCGTACTAAGGATCATCTTCTCGTAACGGGTAATCCAAATTCAATATTATTGAGAGGATTATCTTTAAATCCTGCTTATCAAGGTCGGGGAATTGCAAAACAGGCATTGATTATTCTGGATCACTTTGTAAAAGGATTATCTGAAGATATAGACGAGATTGTACTCACAGTGAATATCGATAATGTAAATGCTTACCAATTATATCGACAAATGGGCTACCTGGATACAGGTAGCTATAAAAATGGAAGATATGGTTTACAGCATATGCTGTTTAAACGAATTGATATTTCAATTGATGCTTGA
- the pdxA gene encoding 4-hydroxythreonine-4-phosphate dehydrogenase PdxA, whose amino-acid sequence MADKLKIGITVGDINGIGLEVIIKSLLDNRVLEFFTPIVYGNTKVASFHRKALGVNDFSFNVINDPEQANPKRANMINCWQEDVKITLGEENEIGGKYAFISLEKAVDDLNAGKIDALVTAPINKHNIQQEGFHFPGHTEYLQEKTQANDVLMFMICEELRVGVVTGHIPVKDIAEHITEESILNKLELMHESLKKDFWIQKPKIAVLGLNPHAGDNGVIGTEDDLIIRPAIEKAKEKGMLCFGPYPADGFFANHAYEKFDAVLAMYHDQGLIPFKHIAKRNGVNFTAGLPIVRTSPDHGTGYDIAGQNVAAHESFMEALFQAVHIVKRRREQEELSQNPLAFRKLSRDRD is encoded by the coding sequence ATGGCTGACAAATTAAAAATAGGTATTACAGTAGGCGATATCAATGGTATCGGATTGGAGGTGATTATAAAATCCTTATTGGACAATCGTGTATTAGAATTTTTTACTCCGATTGTTTACGGTAATACAAAAGTTGCGTCTTTTCATAGAAAAGCTTTAGGCGTCAATGATTTTAGTTTTAATGTCATCAATGACCCTGAACAAGCCAATCCTAAGCGTGCCAATATGATCAATTGTTGGCAAGAGGATGTTAAGATTACGCTAGGAGAAGAAAATGAAATCGGCGGAAAGTATGCCTTTATTTCATTGGAAAAAGCTGTTGATGACTTGAATGCTGGGAAAATTGATGCACTTGTGACGGCTCCTATTAATAAGCATAATATACAGCAAGAAGGATTTCATTTTCCAGGACATACAGAATACTTACAGGAGAAGACACAAGCGAATGATGTGTTGATGTTCATGATCTGTGAAGAGTTGCGGGTTGGTGTAGTTACGGGACATATCCCTGTAAAAGATATAGCCGAGCATATTACAGAAGAATCTATTTTAAATAAATTGGAATTGATGCATGAAAGTCTTAAAAAAGACTTTTGGATTCAAAAACCAAAAATTGCCGTGCTAGGTCTTAATCCTCACGCAGGCGATAATGGCGTAATAGGTACTGAGGATGATCTGATTATTCGACCAGCTATAGAAAAGGCGAAAGAGAAAGGAATGCTTTGTTTTGGACCTTACCCTGCTGATGGTTTTTTTGCTAATCATGCATATGAAAAATTTGATGCGGTATTAGCCATGTATCATGACCAAGGATTGATACCTTTTAAACATATAGCCAAGCGAAACGGCGTTAATTTCACCGCTGGCCTTCCCATTGTCCGCACATCTCCGGATCATGGTACAGGTTATGATATCGCAGGACAGAATGTTGCGGCTCACGAATCTTTTATGGAAGCGCTATTTCAAGCGGTTCATATTGTAAAGCGTCGTCGTGAACAAGAAGAACTATCTCAAAATCCTTTAGCTTTTCGTAAGCTTTCTAGAGATCGTGATTAA
- a CDS encoding branched-chain amino acid aminotransferase produces MSATENYSIRVEPTQQSRLSQVDFNNLKFGKILSDHMLVANYENGAWTDVSIVPYGEISISPSMSALHYGQAIFEGIKAYKFQDGTISVFRPDKNWERFNTSAARLEMPEVPQEIFLDGLKKLLATDSSWVPNAPGTSLYIRPFMFGTEPALGVHPSNSYKFIIITSPVGAYYSTPLKLKVETHYTRAAEGGVGFSKNAGNYALSLYPTRLANDEGFDQLMWTDASEHQYIEEAGTANLIFRIGDSIITPHGDTILHGVTRRTIMELAKKWGYKTEQRKVSVKELIDGIKAGVVSDAFAAGTAATLTPIATIGYEGELFQLPPVEGRDFSQKVLSYLDDLRYGRIADEFGWNMIVE; encoded by the coding sequence ATGAGCGCGACAGAAAATTATTCAATTCGCGTAGAGCCCACACAACAATCGAGACTCTCGCAAGTAGATTTTAACAATCTAAAATTCGGAAAAATATTATCCGACCATATGTTGGTCGCAAACTATGAAAATGGAGCATGGACGGACGTCAGTATTGTTCCATATGGCGAAATTAGTATTAGCCCATCTATGTCAGCACTTCATTATGGTCAAGCAATCTTTGAAGGTATAAAAGCCTACAAATTTCAGGATGGCACCATTAGTGTTTTTCGTCCTGACAAAAACTGGGAAAGATTCAACACTTCTGCAGCTCGTTTAGAAATGCCAGAAGTACCTCAAGAAATATTTTTAGATGGTCTAAAAAAACTATTAGCAACAGACAGTAGCTGGGTCCCTAATGCACCTGGAACTTCGCTATACATCCGCCCATTTATGTTCGGTACAGAGCCTGCATTGGGCGTACACCCATCTAATTCCTATAAGTTTATCATCATCACAAGCCCTGTGGGTGCATACTATAGTACGCCATTAAAATTAAAGGTGGAAACGCATTATACACGTGCTGCTGAAGGTGGTGTTGGTTTTTCAAAAAACGCTGGTAATTATGCATTATCATTATACCCTACGCGCTTAGCAAATGATGAAGGTTTTGACCAACTGATGTGGACAGATGCATCTGAGCACCAGTACATTGAAGAAGCTGGAACAGCCAATTTAATCTTCCGTATCGGAGACAGCATCATTACTCCTCACGGTGATACGATCTTGCACGGTGTAACGCGTCGTACCATTATGGAACTCGCAAAAAAATGGGGCTATAAAACTGAACAACGTAAGGTATCGGTAAAAGAATTAATTGACGGAATTAAAGCTGGTGTTGTATCTGATGCATTTGCAGCAGGCACTGCAGCGACATTAACGCCTATTGCAACGATCGGTTACGAGGGAGAATTATTCCAATTACCTCCAGTAGAAGGTCGTGATTTTTCGCAAAAAGTATTATCCTACTTAGATGATTTACGTTATGGTAGAATTGCTGACGAATTTGGTTGGAACATGATTGTTGAATAA